Genomic DNA from Shouchella patagoniensis:
CATTTCATTAAACGTGTTAAATTCGACTAAACCGCCTGTAGCAAGTTCTGTTCTTAAACCAATATCGTTCCAGGCTTGCATAATTGCTTGTGTCCGTCCTTCAAAAGCAGCAGGACCTTCATAATGACCAAAACTAATCGTAAATTCTTCACCGTCTGGATCTTCTCGGAATCCATCACCATCAGTATCAACGTAACCAGCTTCGTCAAGAAGCTCTTCTGCTTTCTCAACATCATAATTATACTGTGTTAATTCTGACTCTGGTGCTGCAATCCAATGTGATGTTGGAACTGGAGTATTTACTGGTGTAGCATAACCACCTAGGTACGCATTAATAAGAGATTCGCGGTCAAGTGCATAAAACATTGCTTGACGTAAACGTACATCTTCAAATTTATCAAAATCAGCATTGTTTTCGCTCGCTTCTTCATCACGGTGACCAAAACGGAAACCAATATATGAATAACCTAATCCTGGATGATCAATGACTTCAAGATGATCCTGTGACTCTAAATCTGGCACATCGTCTGGACGCACTTCCATGAAATCCACTTCGCCATTTTGTAGCGCGCCAATTGAAATTGATGGGTCAACAACACGAACAACAACTTCGGCTATTTTAGCCGTTTCATCGTAATAATCATCAAAACGTTCTAATGTTAAGCTTTCACCCGCGACAATATTCGCAACTTTAAATGGTCCTAAACCAACTGGATGTTCACGTAATTCAGGGGCGTCTTCTAAATCAGCAATTGCAATATCTTCTAGCTCTGCTTTTGGCATAGGGTCTGGCCAGAGGTTCTCTAAGTTATTTACACGCGCATCAGAGAATGTTACTTCAACTGTGTATTCATCAATGACTTCAAAACCGGAAACTTCGTCTGCATCACCGGCTTTACGTTCTTCTGCACCTTCTATTCCTGAAACATAGCTATAACGCTCTCCTGTATAATCAGGATCAGCAAGCACTTCAATCGCAAATTTCCAGTCATTTGCTGTTAATTCTTCACCATTATGCCATTTTACGCCTTCTTGAATAGTGAATGTATAATGTTGGTTATCTTCTGTTTCCCATTCAGCTAAACGAGGCTCAAATTGTAATTCCGGGTTTGCCTCGAAGAAAGATACGTGAATAAAATCATTAATTTGACTATCAGTAGCACTAGTTGTATAACCAGGCATATACATGCCTTGTGGAGCATTATCAACAGCATATGTAATGCTCGCATTTTCATCATAACCAGATTCGCTCGTCCCTTCACTCGCTCCATCTGTACCGTTGTCTGATCCTTCTCCGTTAGTATCATCCCCGCTATTACATCCTACTAAAAAAGCTGATAATGCAAACACTGAAGCCATTGCATAATATTTTTTCAATTTAAATCCCCCCTATTTAGTTTTCATTCGTACGTTATTCATCATATAAAAGACATGCGACCCTATGATTTGGCCTCACCTCCTTTAAATGAGGAACAGTCGTTTTACATTCTGGCATAGCCATTGGGCAACGTGTGTGAAATACACAGCCTGAAGGTGGATTTTGAGGGCTTGGTACATCTCCTTGAATAATCATTCGTTCTTTCTTTTTTAACGGGTCAGGTTCTGGTATAGCCGACATTAATGCTTTTGTATACGGGTGTAATGGCTCTTTATAAAGTTTATCCTTGTCAGAGACTTCTACAAGATGACCTAAGTACATAACACCAATTCGGTCGCTCATATGCTTGACGACACTTAGATCATGAGCAATGAATAAAAACGTTAAGTTAAATTCTTTTTGTAAGCTTTTTAATAGATTTAAAACTTGGGATTGAATCGAAACATCTAATGCGCTGACTGGTTCATCCGCAATAATTAGTTTAGGATTTAACGCAAGCGCTCGAGCTATCCCGATCCTTTGTCGTTGGCCTCCTGAAAATTCGTGCGGGTATTTATAATAATCTTCTTCTCTAAGTCCAACTCGTACGATTAACTCTTTAACTTCATTTTCTAACTGCTTATGGGATTTTCCGGTATAATTCCTGAGTGGTTCATCCACAATATGACCCACCATCATTTTTATATTTAACGAAGAATAAGGATCTTGAAATACCATTTGAAATCCTTTTCTCGCTTTTCGCAGTGCATTCCCTTTCAAATTAGTAATATCCTTACCTTCAAAAATAATCTGTCCTTCCGATACTTCATTAAGCCTTAAGATTGTTCGCCCTGCTGTCGATTTACCACATCCAGATTCACCAACAAGGCCAAACGTTTCTCCATAATTTAAATCAAAGCTGATATCATCAACAGCCTTCACATCGCCAACCTTCCGTTTAAAGAAACCAGCTGTAACGGGATAATACTTTTTCAAATTTTTTATTTCCAATAAAATTTTTGAGTCATCTGATGTTTTTTTGTTCATTTCTACTATTTCGTTCATTGTTTTACGCCCTCCTTAGCCCCACTCACTTTTGTCGGGTAACACTCTTCATACAACAAGCATTGGGCCGTATGATTTGCTCTCACTTCTTTTAATTGAGGGGTAATTGAATGACAATCTTCAAATGACTTTGGGCAGCGATCAACAAATCGACAGCCAACCTCTGGCATCTTATCAATTGGAGGCACTATACCTTTAATCGTATTTAATTGCTCAAGATCTTCATCCATTTTCGGAACACTATTAAGCAGAGACTCGGTATATGGATGTTTAGGGTGGTAGAATAAATCTACTACTTCTGCTTCCTCAACCACTTCACCTGCATACATAACTACAACACGATCAGCCATCTCCGCAACTACGCCTAGGTCGTGAGTAATTAGCATTATTGCCATTCCCACTTTTTCCTGAATGTCTTTTAGTAAATCCAAGATCTGCGCTTGTACAGTTACATCGAGTGCTGTTGTAGGTTCATCCGCTATTAATAAGTTCGGATTAAGGGCAATCGCAATAGCTATCATTACTCTCTGACGCATTCCTCCAGAGAGTTGGTGTGGGTATTCATTAATGATTTTTTCCGGTCTAGGAATATTCACTAATCTTAATAAATCAATGGAACGTTTTTTAATATTTTGCTTTGAATCAGTTTCATGATTGGAAATAGCTTCTGCCAAATGAGAACCGATTGTGAAAACTGGATTTAACGCTGTCATCGGCTCTTGAAAGATCATTGATAGTTCTTTTCCTCGAATTTTGTTCATTTCATTAACCGATTTCGTCGCAAGGTCTTTGCCTTGAAATATAACCTCGCCTGAAGCAATTTTTGCATTCATTTTTGGTAATAACTTCATTACTGATAATGACATAACGCTTTTACCGCACCCTGACTCTCCAACAATGCACACGACTTCTTTTCGACGTATCTTGAAATTAACTCCATTAACAGCATTATGATATTTCCCTTTAATCACAAAGCCTGCTTGTAAGTCTTTAATTTCTAGCAACGGGCTATCCATCTGATTTTGCATTAACTTTATTTTCTCCTTAAAAAGAATTTTAATTTGTTCAATAAATTCAAATAGTTGTTTTACCACTTTTATTAGATAATAAATAAGAAAAAGAATTCTTATACTCCATTAATTGAATGCTAACATCGATTGCAGCAATTCCATCTGAACGTGCCAAATCGTTGTTCACGAATTGTACAAGTGCTTCATTATCTTTAAAATATGCTTGAATCATTAAATCATGATAGCCCGAAAACGATGAAACTTCATGAATCTCATTAAAAGAGGCTAACCATTTTCCTACTTGATCTTGTTTTCCCAACTTTGTATTCAAACTAATAATAGCTTTTACAGATAGGCCTAGCTTTTCAGGATTAATACAAATCATGAAGTCAAAAACTTCATTTGTACGCATTTTTTTCGTACGTTGCCGAACGGTTCCTTCACTCACGTTGAGGTTTCGTGCAACTTCACTGTAGGAACATTTTCCATCTTTTTGAAAAATACCTAAGATTAAAAAATCCAATTCGTCTAATTTTTCCATTTGATCACTCTCTTATTTCCCAACCAGGTCACAATTTTATTACGAATTTAGTAAAAAT
This window encodes:
- a CDS encoding ABC transporter ATP-binding protein, producing the protein MQNQMDSPLLEIKDLQAGFVIKGKYHNAVNGVNFKIRRKEVVCIVGESGCGKSVMSLSVMKLLPKMNAKIASGEVIFQGKDLATKSVNEMNKIRGKELSMIFQEPMTALNPVFTIGSHLAEAISNHETDSKQNIKKRSIDLLRLVNIPRPEKIINEYPHQLSGGMRQRVMIAIAIALNPNLLIADEPTTALDVTVQAQILDLLKDIQEKVGMAIMLITHDLGVVAEMADRVVVMYAGEVVEEAEVVDLFYHPKHPYTESLLNSVPKMDEDLEQLNTIKGIVPPIDKMPEVGCRFVDRCPKSFEDCHSITPQLKEVRANHTAQCLLYEECYPTKVSGAKEGVKQ
- a CDS encoding ABC transporter ATP-binding protein, translated to MNKKTSDDSKILLEIKNLKKYYPVTAGFFKRKVGDVKAVDDISFDLNYGETFGLVGESGCGKSTAGRTILRLNEVSEGQIIFEGKDITNLKGNALRKARKGFQMVFQDPYSSLNIKMMVGHIVDEPLRNYTGKSHKQLENEVKELIVRVGLREEDYYKYPHEFSGGQRQRIGIARALALNPKLIIADEPVSALDVSIQSQVLNLLKSLQKEFNLTFLFIAHDLSVVKHMSDRIGVMYLGHLVEVSDKDKLYKEPLHPYTKALMSAIPEPDPLKKKERMIIQGDVPSPQNPPSGCVFHTRCPMAMPECKTTVPHLKEVRPNHRVACLLYDE
- the opp4A gene encoding oligopeptide ABC transporter substrate-binding protein, with the translated sequence MKKYYAMASVFALSAFLVGCNSGDDTNGEGSDNGTDGASEGTSESGYDENASITYAVDNAPQGMYMPGYTTSATDSQINDFIHVSFFEANPELQFEPRLAEWETEDNQHYTFTIQEGVKWHNGEELTANDWKFAIEVLADPDYTGERYSYVSGIEGAEERKAGDADEVSGFEVIDEYTVEVTFSDARVNNLENLWPDPMPKAELEDIAIADLEDAPELREHPVGLGPFKVANIVAGESLTLERFDDYYDETAKIAEVVVRVVDPSISIGALQNGEVDFMEVRPDDVPDLESQDHLEVIDHPGLGYSYIGFRFGHRDEEASENNADFDKFEDVRLRQAMFYALDRESLINAYLGGYATPVNTPVPTSHWIAAPESELTQYNYDVEKAEELLDEAGYVDTDGDGFREDPDGEEFTISFGHYEGPAAFEGRTQAIMQAWNDIGLRTELATGGLVEFNTFNEMKRNDDEALETFFGAWVTGTDPDPSNLWGSNAEWNYGRWVNEESDELLADALSEASFDEDYRRDVYIEWQQLFNEELPGLPVWENVDLYAKNTRVEGVTIDVRGGVNNPNEWYVAQ
- a CDS encoding Lrp/AsnC family transcriptional regulator, translating into MEKLDELDFLILGIFQKDGKCSYSEVARNLNVSEGTVRQRTKKMRTNEVFDFMICINPEKLGLSVKAIISLNTKLGKQDQVGKWLASFNEIHEVSSFSGYHDLMIQAYFKDNEALVQFVNNDLARSDGIAAIDVSIQLMEYKNSFSYLLSNKSGKTTI